In the genome of Drosophila subpulchrella strain 33 F10 #4 breed RU33 chromosome 2L, RU_Dsub_v1.1 Primary Assembly, whole genome shotgun sequence, one region contains:
- the LOC119547832 gene encoding uncharacterized protein LOC119547832, whose product MSSRRSIGSYHGSRRDSVHTDAPCNPFDNRNSEVVPRPYELMRQRNCKTEKFIPFERYPTIRPPVSKCSYDKTKNWLSESVDQGGCEDISAKAQDAIKIWKNSPHKSTLKYYGVANGSYLPEAVRFNRTLTSSLKHASGLRKRVPSPPLAPKPARPPHPAPLCQPYILNRQALKAELQRMPIARQKLHPKEAFGTLFCEKTQDPMDPLGVDAATTRMVSLREALDMVRPEKPPKHGLRRNHWYCPAKCGERENKCTDYEWAKYKLDSRPYDEAFHKWFLDQKAPPDNEPHDYDELYRRFQACFEVKPQPDPDCMAMAKCCADVIKEFKEEGGGGAGGGGGGGAGGWGGGEGGEGGGGEGEGGGAGGGGGPGGGGPKKEGQPGGPGPSQGPGPGPSPGGTNRPEKAKEKGDGDKEDIEKDKTKDKGKGTDKDKSTGQDKDKTKETEKGNDKEGDKKDKDKKKDKIQDPDKGKPKDPDQEEKDKNKNKGKGKGKNINKVTNPDEETGSGKKKDVKDPDLEKPNPLKPPKPPKEQFESNTDTSTRIFSSLDTRESDKVPIRPIEEPSKEPPPKGEIEEKPQKPPSKKPPGKKPPNKKPGKPKPPKVDKGEKDKEEEAVKECPTCPPADCPCSICDCLYAQKLPVSPAMKKVFAQEKVRKMREYLRQMRHREYMECAGQKPTAPQHKVDPISCDNCFCQDPKISEYCECLGALQHLQRLLGKERHPIVNNELLFNLEDLRQRIARRMCECI is encoded by the coding sequence ATGAGCAGCAGGCGATCGATTGGATCTTACCATGGTTCCAGGCGAGATTCCGTACACACGGATGCTCCGTGCAACCCATTTGACAACCGGAACTCTGAGGTGGTCCCCAGACCCTATGAATTGATGCGTCAACGGAACTGCAAGACGGAGAAATTCATTCCATTTGAGCGCTATCCCACCATTCGACCACCTGTGTCCAAGTGCAGCTACGACAAGACCAAGAACTGGCTGTCTGAATCGGTGGATCAGGGAGGATGTGAAGATATCAGTGCTAAAGCGCAGGACGCTATTAAGATCTGGAAGAATAGCCCGCACAAGAGCACTCTGAAGTACTATGGCGTTGCAAATGGGTCCTATCTACCGGAGGCTGTTAGATTTAACCGGACATTGACAAGCAGCCTTAAACACGCCAGTGGCTTAAGGAAACGAGTTCCTAGTCCACCGCTTGCACCTAAGCCCGCAAGACCGCCACATCCAGCTCCCCTGTGTCAACCATACATCCTCAACCGACAGGCCCTGAAAGCAGAGCTCCAAAGGATGCCCATTGCACGGCAGAAACTGCACCCCAAAGAGGCTTTTGGAACGCTATTCTGTGAGAAGACTCAGGATCCCATGGATCCCCTTGGAGTGGATGCGGCAACTACTAGAATGGTGAGTTTGAGAGAGGCCCTGGACATGGTCAGGCCGGAGAAGCCTCCAAAGCACGGCCTGAGACGCAATCACTGGTACTGCCCCGCCAAATGTGGCGAACGGGAGAACAAGTGCACCGACTACGAGTGGGCCAAGTACAAGTTGGACTCCCGACCCTACGATGAGGCCTTCCACAAGTGGTTCCTCGACCAGAAAGCTCCACCGGATAACGAGCCACACGACTACGATGAGCTCTATAGGCGATTCCAAGCCTGCTTCGAGGTGAAACCCCAACCAGATCCCGATTGCATGGCCATGGCGAAGTGCTGTGCGGATGTGATCAAGGAATTCAAAGAGGAGGGTGGTGGTGGAGCAGGTGGcggaggtggaggaggagcaggtggATGGGGAGGCGGTGAAGGTGGTGAAGGAGGCGGCGGAGAAGGAGAAGGTGGTGGAGCTGGAGGTGGAGGTGGTCCAGGTGGAGGCGGACCTAAGAAAGAAGGTCAGCCTGGTGGCCCAGGTCCTAGTCAAGGTCCTGGCCCTGGTCCTTCTCCAGGAGGTACAAATCGGCCAGAAAAAGCCAAAGAAAAAGGTGATGGCGACAAAGAAGATATAGAAAAGGATAAAACCAAGGATAAGGGCAAAGGTACTGATAAAGATAAGAGTACTGGCCAAGATAAAGATAAGACTAAGGAAACTGAAAAGGGTAATGATAAGGAAGGGGATAAAAAAGACAAGGACAAGAAAAAAGATAAGATTCAGGACCCAGATAAAGGTAAACCCAAGGATCCGGACCAGGAAGAAAAAgataaaaacaagaacaagGGCAAAGGCAAgggtaaaaatataaataaggtTACCAACCCGGATGAGGAGACGGGATCGGGCAAGAAAAAGGATGTGAAAGATCCAGATCTGGAAAAACCGAATCCGCTTAAGCCACCGAAACCACCCAAGGAGCAATTCGAAAGCAACACCGATACGTCCACGCGGATTTTTTCCTCTCTGGACACCAGGGAATCGGATAAAGTGCCGATCAGACCAATTGAAGAACCATCTAAGGAGCCTCCGCCAAAAGGGGAAATTGAGGAGAAGCCGCAGAAGCCTCCAAGTAAGAAACCGCCCGGCAAGAAACCGCCCAATAAGAAACCAGGCAAGCCCAAGCCCCCGAAGGTCGACAAGGGGGAAAAGGATAAGGAGGAGGAGGCTGTGAAGGAGTGTCCCACTTGTCCACCAGCAGACTGCCCGTGCTCCATTTGCGACTGTCTCTACGCTCAGAAGCTGCCCGTTTCCCCGGCGATGAAAAAGGTGTTTGCCCAGGAGAAGGTTCGCAAAATGAGGGAGTACCTCCGGCAGATGCGCCACCGGGAGTACATGGAGTGCGCTGGCCAAAAGCCGACGGCTCCCCAGCACAAGGTGGACCCCATCAGCTGCGATAACTGCTTCTGCCAGGATCCCAAGATATCCGAGTACTGCGAGTGCCTGGGCGCCCTGCAACATCTGCAGCGGCTCCTGGGCAAGGAGCGCCATCCGATCGTCAACAACGAGCTGCTCTTCAACCTCGAAGATCTCCGCCAGAGGATCGCCCGGCGAATGTGCGAGTGCATCTGA
- the LOC119547833 gene encoding uncharacterized protein LOC119547833 isoform X1, whose product MMGRQDAQSRGSRRSLGGQGSQGPPVCQEPDLLNTFVEEQPTLYQWMRWSNCKTHKPHLQETYPTILPPISKCSDAKTLNYIEDAMLANKCDRLNEHRQDVLTVWNYSPQKETLGWYGVASEHPTPQAAFFDRALQKSLKAASLLPKPPKKSNIKPKWQIKPKTPEPGAYILNRRCLKAKLDKMPNVRRQLKPSNAFSWLHCPQPADADHPFEDNAGFPAISREQAMDMAKPEKPPKHGLRRKHWYCPPKCGEAENKCTDYEWAKYKLDSRPYDEAFQREMAARHAARAAEPRNYEELYKSLVTCFVQDPNGKNDLCEALEKCCKDPKDPPAQGCGEFVPDGPGGDGESGDGKDKNKDKDKKVNKEDNDKDEENENDKKKKGDGDKDGDRGKGDKDGDEGDGDKVGGDKGDRDKGDGDKGDGTNDGKKDGGKKKKDNENENDKETEIDKKGDKEKDKDKDKDKGKGKDKNKKTEDPDFRSSEDDRPLVPRSTDTLPPSEHSLIGDEDGGGPDYVDNDKDNEKDKDKDKDKKKDKGKDKGDKGKGKGKKKKPKKDEENKDGDGEAIKDCPCEICCPPKEEDTPLIKEMRRRDRERQVRDYLLQMRHRQYMECKDPDYPARQHKCDPIQCNSLFCSNPRMQTHFARVQAVQQLQGVLRRRNRRYDVQISSDLDELLSRLCNRLTQSVSPCG is encoded by the coding sequence ATGATGGGCAGACAGGATGCGCAAAGCCGAGGATCCAGGAGATCCCTGGGAGGTCAAGGCTCACAGGGGCCACCCGTCTGCCAGGAGCCCGACCTGCTGAACACCTTTGTGGAGGAGCAGCCCACCTTGTACCAGTGGATGCGATGGAGCAACTGCAAGACCCACAAGCCCCACCTGCAGGAAACATACCCCACCATTCTGCCTCCGATCTCCAAGTGCAGCGATGCCAAGACCTTGAACTACATAGAAGACGCCATGTTGGCGAACAAATGCGACCGACTCAACGAACACAGGCAGGATGTGCTGACCGTGTGGAACTACAGTCCCCAGAAGGAGACCTTGGGGTGGTATGGCGTCGCATCGGAGCACCCCACTCCGCAGGCTGCCTTTTTCGACCGGGCCCTGCAAAAGAGCTTAAAGGCGGCCAGTCTTCTGCCCAAGCCGCCGAAGAAGTCGAACATAAAACCCAAGTGGCAGATAAAACCGAAAACCCCGGAACCCGGGGCCTACATCCTGAATCGAAGGTGTCTGAAGGCCAAGTTGGACAAGATGCCGAACGTTAGGCGCCAACTGAAGCCGAGCAACGCCTTCTCCTGGCTTCACTGCCCGCAGCCAGCGGATGCGGACCATCCGTTCGAAGACAACGCCGGATTCCCGGCGATCAGCAGGGAGCAGGCGATGGACATGGCCAAGCCGGAGAAGCCTCCGAAGCATGGCTTGAGACGCAAGCACTGGTACTGCCCCCCCAAATGTGGCGAGGCTGAGAACAAGTGCACCGACTACGAGTGGGCCAAGTACAAGCTGGACTCGAGACCCTATGATGAGGCCTTCCAGCGGGAGATGGCTGCCCGCCATGCGGCCAGAGCAGCCGAGCCACGCAACTACGAGGAGCTGTACAAGTCCCTGGTGACCTGTTTCGTTCAGGATCCGAATGGGAAGAATGATCTCTGCGAGGCGCTGGAGAAGTGCTgcaaggatcccaaggatccGCCGGCCCAAGGATGCGGCGAGTTCGTTCCCGATGGCCCCGGAGGAGATGGTGAGTCGGGAGATGGTAAAGATAAGAACAAAGACAAGGACAAAAAAGTGAATAAGGAGGATAATGACAAAGACGAAGAGAACGAGAACGACAAAAAGAAAAAGGGTGATGGTGACAAAGACGGTGATAGAGGTAAAGGGGACAAAGATGGTGATGAAGGGGATGGCGATAAGGTGGGTGGCGACAAGGGGGATCGCGACAAGGGCGATGGGGACAAGGGGGATGGCACCAATGACGGTAAGAAAGATGGTGGCAAAAAGAAAAAGGATAATGAAAACGAGAACGATAAGGAGACTGAAATTGATAAGAAAGGGGACAAAGAAAAGGACAAAGACAAAGACAAGGACAAAGGTAAAGGCAAGGACAAAAACAAGAAGACCGAAGACCCGGATTTCAGGTCATCCGAAGATGATCGTCCTCTAGTTCCCCGAAGTACCGATACCCTTCCCCCGAGCGAACACTCGCTCATTGGTGATGAAGATGGAGGTGGCCCTGATTATGTGGACAACGATAAAGACAACGAAAAGGATAAAGACAAGGATAAAGACAAAAAGAAGGATAAGGGCAAGGACAAAGGAGACAAGGGCAagggaaaaggaaaaaagaaaaagccaAAGAAGGATGAAGAAAACAAGGATGGGGATGGTGAGGCTATCAAGGACTGTCCCTGCGAGATCTGTTGTCCCCCGAAGGAGGAGGATACTCCGCTGATCAAAGAGATGCGTCGGCGGGATCGGGAGCGCCAGGTGCGGGACTATCTCCTCCAGATGCGGCACCGCCAGTACATGGAGTGCAAGGATCCCGATTACCCGGCCCGTCAGCACAAGTGCGACCCCATCCAGTGCAACAGCCTGTTCTGCAGCAATCCCCGGATGCAAACCCATTTCGCCAGGGTACAGGCTGTTCAGCAATTGCAGGGAGTCCTGCGGCGAAGGAATCGGCGCTACGATGTCCAAATATCCAGTGATCTGGACGAGCTTCTATCGCGGCTGTGCAACCGCCTGACCCAGAGTGTTAGCCCTTGCGGATGA
- the LOC119547833 gene encoding uncharacterized protein LOC119547833 isoform X2, translating into MMGRQDAQSRGSRRSLGGQGSQGPPVCQEPDLLNTFVEEQPTLYQWMRWSNCKTHKPHLQETYPTILPPISKCSDAKTLNYIEDAMLANKCDRLNEHRQDVLTVWNYSPQKETLGWYGVASEHPTPQAAFFDRALQKSLKAASLLPKPPKKSNIKPKWQIKPKTPEPGAYILNRRCLKAKLDKMPNVRRQLKPSNAFSWLHCPQPADADHPFEDNAGFPAISREQAMDMAKPEKPPKHGLRRKHWYCPPKCGEAENKCTDYEWAKYKLDSRPYDEAFQREMAARHAARAAEPRNYEELYKSLVTCFVQDPNGKNDLCEALEKCCKDPKDPPAQGCGEFVPDGPGGDVACLCCGKCCCSKRKKGGWSCDAAPNMIPMDEFIETTAEECCGLPQVKSWTDPIDKPPAEVTEDATKG; encoded by the exons ATGATGGGCAGACAGGATGCGCAAAGCCGAGGATCCAGGAGATCCCTGGGAGGTCAAGGCTCACAGGGGCCACCCGTCTGCCAGGAGCCCGACCTGCTGAACACCTTTGTGGAGGAGCAGCCCACCTTGTACCAGTGGATGCGATGGAGCAACTGCAAGACCCACAAGCCCCACCTGCAGGAAACATACCCCACCATTCTGCCTCCGATCTCCAAGTGCAGCGATGCCAAGACCTTGAACTACATAGAAGACGCCATGTTGGCGAACAAATGCGACCGACTCAACGAACACAGGCAGGATGTGCTGACCGTGTGGAACTACAGTCCCCAGAAGGAGACCTTGGGGTGGTATGGCGTCGCATCGGAGCACCCCACTCCGCAGGCTGCCTTTTTCGACCGGGCCCTGCAAAAGAGCTTAAAGGCGGCCAGTCTTCTGCCCAAGCCGCCGAAGAAGTCGAACATAAAACCCAAGTGGCAGATAAAACCGAAAACCCCGGAACCCGGGGCCTACATCCTGAATCGAAGGTGTCTGAAGGCCAAGTTGGACAAGATGCCGAACGTTAGGCGCCAACTGAAGCCGAGCAACGCCTTCTCCTGGCTTCACTGCCCGCAGCCAGCGGATGCGGACCATCCGTTCGAAGACAACGCCGGATTCCCGGCGATCAGCAGGGAGCAGGCGATGGACATGGCCAAGCCGGAGAAGCCTCCGAAGCATGGCTTGAGACGCAAGCACTGGTACTGCCCCCCCAAATGTGGCGAGGCTGAGAACAAGTGCACCGACTACGAGTGGGCCAAGTACAAGCTGGACTCGAGACCCTATGATGAGGCCTTCCAGCGGGAGATGGCTGCCCGCCATGCGGCCAGAGCAGCCGAGCCACGCAACTACGAGGAGCTGTACAAGTCCCTGGTGACCTGTTTCGTTCAGGATCCGAATGGGAAGAATGATCTCTGCGAGGCGCTGGAGAAGTGCTgcaaggatcccaaggatccGCCGGCCCAAGGATGCGGCGAGTTCGTTCCCGATGGCCCCGGAGGAGATG TGGCATGCTTGTGCTGTGGTAAATGCTGCTgctcaaaaaggaaaaagggAGGTTGGTCCTGCGATGCGGCGCCCAATATGATACCGATGGATGAATTCATAGAGACAACCGCCGAAGAATGCTGTGGCCTGCCACAGGTGAAATCTTGGACGGATCCGATTGACAAACCCCCAGCAGAAGTAACCGAAGACGCGACAAAAGGGTGA